GTTAAAAGAATTAGCGCAAGTTTTTTACTCTGACTGGGCCTAAGCTTGTGTACCCCAGTACTGGCGGCCATGACCGGAGACTGACCAGGTGCCGTATCTATTCTTCAGTTCTCGCCTTACCGGTGTATACCCTTCTACTGCCTGCTGTTCCACCATCCCTGCCTCTTGCGCAGCCCACCCAGGCTTCCGCCGATGCCGAGCTGGTAGCACAACTGCAGCGGGGCAGTGAGGCGGCGTTTCGCACCTTGGTGGAACGGTACCAAAACCGTATTTACCGCACGGCACTGGCCCTGCTACGGTCACCGGAAGAGGCGGAAGATGTGGCGCAGGAAGTCTTTGTGGAAGTTCACCAAACCATTGGCCGGTTTCGGGGTGAGGCAGCGCTAAGCACTTGGCTCTACCGCTTGGCAACCTCGCGGGCCCTGAAAAACCGGCAGCGGGCCAAGGCGCAGAAGCGCTTTGCGTATTTCACCAGCTTGCTAGGGTTTGACAATCATGTACTGTACGAGCCGCCTGACAATGAACACCCGCAGGCGCAACTGGAAGGCCGGCAGCAGGTAGAGCTTTTGCTTGCACATATTGCCCGATTACCCGACCAGCAACAGGTGGCTTTTACGTTGCGCCATGAGCAGGAATTGAGCTACGAGGAAATAGCTGCCGTTCTCAATACCACCGTGCCTGCCGTAGAATCTTTGTTGTTCCGTGCCCGAAAAACGCTTCGCAACCATCTTCAACCTTCCCTCCGCCATGTCTGATTCAGCCGCTCGCCCAAATGCCGATGATGAATGGGAAAATCTGCTGCGCCAATGGCGTACCCAGCCAGCTCCCCAGCCCCGACCCTACTTTTACAGTCGGGTATGTGCGCGGCTTGTCAGCGAGGCAGATGGGGTGCGCCCAGCGGTACGGGCCTGGTTTCGCTGGCCCGCCTATGCTGCTATGCTGGGCATAGTGCTGATGCTTAGCGGAGACGATATTACCCTGCA
The Hymenobacter sp. DG25B genome window above contains:
- a CDS encoding RNA polymerase sigma factor; this translates as MYTLLLPAVPPSLPLAQPTQASADAELVAQLQRGSEAAFRTLVERYQNRIYRTALALLRSPEEAEDVAQEVFVEVHQTIGRFRGEAALSTWLYRLATSRALKNRQRAKAQKRFAYFTSLLGFDNHVLYEPPDNEHPQAQLEGRQQVELLLAHIARLPDQQQVAFTLRHEQELSYEEIAAVLNTTVPAVESLLFRARKTLRNHLQPSLRHV